The following is a genomic window from Staphylococcus saccharolyticus.
ATACATTTAACTGGTAAAGGGCTTGTCGATTCATCTATCAACAAAGAAGGCTATATACAATATGAATTTGTAAAAGATGACTTAACTGATTTATTAGCCATTACAGATACAGTAGTAAGTCGTGCTGGGTCAAATGCTATATACGAATTTTTAACTTTACGAATTCCCATCCTCCTTGTCCCACTAGGTTTAGATCAATCACGAGGAGATCAAATTGATAATGCTAAAAACTTTGAATCTAAAGGATATAGTAGACATATACTTGAAGATGACCTCACTGACATTAAACTTTTAGAAGCGTTAAGTAATATTGAAAAGCATCGTGAAAGCATTATTAAACAAATGGAAACTTATAAAGAAAGTTATACGAAAGAAGATTTATTTGATAAAATAATCCATGATGCATTAAATAAGTAGGGGGCACCAATCATGAATCGTTGGAAACGCATTTCGTTACTCATTGTATTTACACTCATCTTCGGTATTATCGCTTTTTTCCATGAATCTCGTCTTGTAAAATGGATTGATAATGAAGTATATGAGTTTATCTATTCATCTGAAAGCTTCATCACTACTTCAATTATGCTTGGAGCCACTAAAATTGGAGAAGTATGGGCTATGGTGACATTATCACTAATATTAGTTGCATATTTGATGATTAAACGGTATAGAATAGAAATGTTATTTTTTGCTCTAGTGATGAGTTTATCAAGTATTCTTAATCCTATATTAAAAAATATTTTTGATAGAGAACGACCTACATTGCTTCGATTAATAGATATCTCAGGCTTTAGTTTTCCAAGTGGTCATGCCATGGGCTCAACTTCATTCTTCGGTAGTGCCATTTATATTTTAAACCGCCACGGTTCTGGACTTTCAAAAGGTGTACTTATTGGTTTGTGCGCCTTATTCATATTACTTATTTCTACATCTAGAGTCTATTTAGGTGTGCATCACCCAACAGATATAATTGCTGGAATCATTGGTGGTGCATTTTGTATCGTATTATCAACTTTCATTCTAAGAAAGCAACTTGTAGTTTAATAAAAAAATAAAATCGATTTGTCACTCAACATCCACCTCGAAAAGCAACTATATTTTGAGGTGGATTATTTATGACATATTGTAATATGAACTTAAAAATTTTTAATGCTATATTAATTTTTTTGTTTTATCTTTGGTAACACTAAGACTAAAAACATTGTTATATTAACGTTTTTAGTCTTTTTCCTTTTGAAAATTAAATAACAAAGATTTTTGATTTACGAAAACTTAATTTTGGAAAAAGTTTGTTTTAAAAGTGTCTATCTATACTTAGTTTGTGAGTATATTTTCAAAGGAGTAAAGACATGATACAAATCAAGGATTTAAACAAGGTATATGAAAATGGTAGTCACGCAGTAAAGAATTTTAATTTAGATATTGCTGATAATGAATTTGTAGGTCCATCTGGATGTGGGAAATCTACTACTTTACGTATGATTGCAGGTCTTGAAGAAATAAGCGAAAGGCAAATCACTGTAGATGGTAAAGTCATTAACGACCTACAACCGAAAGATCGTAATATTTCAATGGTATTCCAAAATTACGTATTATATCCTCATATGACGGTATATAAGAATTTAGCTTTTGGTCTTAAAATACGTGGAATCAAAAAGAAAGTGTATGATGAAAAGATTCAACAAGCTGCTAAAATTCTTGAAATCGAAAACTTGTTAGGTTGAAAACCTAAAGCACTATCAGGAAGGCAACGACAACGTGTCGCATTAGGTCGTGCCATCGTTAGAGAAGCTCAAATCTTTCTTATGGATGAGCCATTATCAAATTTAGACGCTAAATTAAGAAGTACGATGTGAAGCGAAATTATTAAAATACATAATCAAATGAAAGCAACTACCATTTACATGACACATGACCGAACTGAAGCAATGACAATGGCATCACGTATCGTCATTTTGAATCAAGGGGAGATTCAACAAATTGGAACACCAGAAGATATCTATAATTGCCCGGACAATGAATTTGTTGCAACCTTTATTGGCAGTCCATCAATGAATATGATGACAATTACAAATCATATTGATGCATAGTATATCAATGGATTAAAGATAGCTGACCAATCTGCTATTGATTGTACTTCTCAAATTCAATGTAGATTGGGGATACGCCCTGAAGATTTAAAGCTAATTACCGATATTGAGGAATCTCAATATCCTATTCAATTAAGTCATTTAGTTATTGATTTGGTAGAACTCACTGGCGCATACCAGTTACTTCATTGTCATTTAGAAAATCAAAA
Proteins encoded in this region:
- a CDS encoding phosphatase PAP2 family protein, whose amino-acid sequence is MNRWKRISLLIVFTLIFGIIAFFHESRLVKWIDNEVYEFIYSSESFITTSIMLGATKIGEVWAMVTLSLILVAYLMIKRYRIEMLFFALVMSLSSILNPILKNIFDRERPTLLRLIDISGFSFPSGHAMGSTSFFGSAIYILNRHGSGLSKGVLIGLCALFILLISTSRVYLGVHHPTDIIAGIIGGAFCIVLSTFILRKQLVV